The Petrocella atlantisensis genome has a window encoding:
- the folE gene encoding GTP cyclohydrolase I FolE — translation MIDKKAIEDHIRGILIALGDDPNREGLRDTPTRVANMYAEVFEGMAYTNDELIEKLGVTFDEEEIYDNSKQDMVLMKDIQLFSYCEHHLALMYNMKVAVAYIPNKRVIGLSKIARIADMVGKRLQLQERIGADIAYIMRKVTDTEDVAIIIEGEHSCMTTRGIKKPNTKTITTTLSGRFEENMEIYQKLMALYKV, via the coding sequence ATGATAGATAAAAAAGCAATCGAGGACCACATAAGAGGCATACTCATAGCACTTGGTGATGACCCAAATAGAGAAGGTCTAAGAGACACACCAACGCGTGTGGCAAACATGTATGCAGAAGTATTTGAAGGTATGGCCTATACCAATGATGAACTTATTGAGAAATTAGGTGTGACTTTTGATGAAGAGGAAATATATGATAACAGTAAACAAGACATGGTGCTCATGAAAGATATTCAATTGTTTAGTTACTGTGAACACCATTTGGCCCTTATGTATAATATGAAGGTAGCCGTAGCTTACATACCTAACAAGAGGGTCATCGGTCTTAGTAAGATTGCACGTATTGCAGACATGGTGGGGAAACGACTTCAGTTACAGGAACGCATTGGGGCTGACATAGCTTATATTATGAGAAAAGTCACAGATACAGAAGATGTGGCCATCATTATAGAAGGTGAACACAGCTGTATGACCACAAGGGGGATTAAAAAACCAAATACCAAAACAATTACGACAACTTTAAGTGGTAGATTTGAAGAGAATATGGAAATCTATCAGAAGTTGATGGCACTTTATAAGGTATGA
- the pabB gene encoding aminodeoxychorismate synthase component I, with protein sequence MRVDVKEITTELSSFDIFSLFKDEKDIIFLDSSKDSEKLGKHSFIGLNPYKKIIYNQGLTTINGQMISGDPFIILKELIEANPIQNTYDLPFVAGCMGYLSYDLVRDMEKIPEIAKPIMEMPTMVFVFYHHLLIFDHHCHKTYLSVFYPDQKENHEATFNFEDKTTQIMHTIKSGPPTLYGNTVEEAVTFTSCFDASTYMKAVEKMKEYILNGDIYIANMTHTYTATTQRNAYDIYKSLRQVNQAPFSAFMNLDDTEILCSSPERFMQIRNNWVETRPIKGTRPRGKTEEEDEANRLALEKSEKDKSELLMVVDLERNDLSKVCRPYTVKVTELFGIESYATVHHLVATIVGKLKQEMTAVDCIKACFPGGSITGTPKIRAMEIIEELEPTRRHLYTGCIGYFGFDGSADFNIVIRTIIKQKERIAIGVGGGITWESDPEAEYEETLDKARALFKAVRLKEVDV encoded by the coding sequence ATGAGAGTAGATGTGAAAGAGATTACAACAGAGCTTTCATCTTTTGATATATTTAGTTTGTTTAAAGATGAAAAGGATATTATTTTTTTAGATAGCTCAAAGGATTCAGAAAAATTAGGCAAACACTCATTTATTGGGTTAAATCCTTATAAAAAAATAATCTATAACCAAGGACTAACAACCATAAATGGACAGATGATAAGTGGTGATCCTTTTATAATCTTAAAGGAACTCATAGAAGCCAACCCTATTCAAAATACATATGATTTGCCTTTTGTTGCAGGATGTATGGGTTATTTATCTTATGACTTGGTGAGAGATATGGAGAAAATACCAGAGATTGCAAAACCCATTATGGAGATGCCTACTATGGTATTTGTGTTTTATCATCATCTTTTGATATTTGATCATCACTGTCACAAAACCTATTTATCTGTTTTTTATCCGGACCAAAAGGAAAATCATGAAGCAACTTTCAATTTTGAGGATAAAACGACTCAAATTATGCATACGATAAAATCCGGTCCTCCTACTCTATACGGTAACACTGTAGAGGAAGCTGTGACATTTACTTCCTGCTTTGATGCGTCTACTTATATGAAGGCAGTAGAAAAAATGAAGGAGTATATATTAAACGGTGACATATACATTGCGAATATGACCCATACCTATACAGCTACAACTCAGCGTAATGCTTATGACATATATAAATCTTTAAGACAAGTGAATCAAGCGCCTTTTAGTGCATTTATGAATCTGGATGACACAGAAATACTGTGTTCATCGCCGGAGAGATTCATGCAGATTAGAAACAATTGGGTGGAAACCAGGCCGATAAAAGGAACACGTCCACGAGGCAAGACGGAAGAAGAAGACGAAGCCAATCGATTAGCGCTTGAAAAAAGTGAAAAAGATAAATCTGAATTGCTGATGGTGGTGGATTTGGAACGTAATGACTTAAGCAAAGTATGTAGACCCTATACGGTTAAAGTGACGGAGTTATTCGGTATTGAATCTTATGCAACTGTACATCATTTAGTAGCAACCATAGTGGGTAAGCTGAAGCAGGAAATGACAGCAGTAGACTGTATAAAGGCTTGCTTTCCGGGAGGTTCTATTACCGGAACACCTAAGATTCGGGCCATGGAGATTATCGAGGAATTAGAACCAACGAGACGGCACTTGTATACAGGTTGCATTGGCTATTTTGGATTTGATGGGAGCGCAGACTTTAACATTGTTATTCGAACCATCATTAAACAAAAAGAGCGGATAGCCATTGGCGTAGGTGGCGGTATTACATGGGAATCAGATCCAGAAGCTGAATATGAAGAAACTTTAGATAAGGCGAGGGCACTTTTTAAAGCGGTTCGACTTAAGGAGGTAGATGTATGA
- a CDS encoding anthranilate synthase component II codes for MFLMIDNYDSFVYNLVRYVEELGEHILVKRNDDISIKDIKQLKPKGIILSPGPKRPEDAGICLEIVRVFGGVIPILGICLGHQVIGHVYGGHVTKGKTPVHGKISAVYHNEKDLYEGLSLPFYATRYHSLVVEEKNLPSCLEVTSRLEDGTIMGLRHKTYEVESVQFHPEAELTEYGHELLHNFIRSCHR; via the coding sequence ATGTTTTTAATGATTGATAATTATGATTCCTTTGTTTATAACTTAGTTAGATACGTAGAAGAACTCGGTGAACACATACTGGTAAAGAGAAATGATGATATAAGCATTAAAGATATTAAACAGTTGAAACCAAAGGGTATCATTCTTTCTCCTGGCCCTAAACGACCGGAAGATGCAGGCATCTGTTTAGAAATCGTAAGAGTTTTTGGCGGCGTCATACCCATATTGGGTATATGCCTTGGTCATCAAGTGATTGGCCATGTCTATGGTGGTCATGTAACTAAAGGAAAAACACCGGTACATGGAAAGATTTCAGCGGTCTATCATAATGAGAAAGATTTATATGAAGGATTAAGCTTGCCTTTTTATGCAACGCGGTATCATTCACTCGTCGTTGAAGAGAAAAATTTGCCGTCTTGTCTAGAAGTTACAAGTCGTTTGGAAGATGGGACAATTATGGGTTTACGCCATAAAACATATGAAGTCGAAAGTGTACAGTTTCACCCTGAAGCGGAACTGACAGAATATGGTCATGAGTTATTACATAATTTTATTAGAAGCTGCCACAGATGA
- the ppdK gene encoding pyruvate, phosphate dikinase has product MSKKFVYMFSEADGSMKNLLGGKGANLAEMTKLGLPIPQGFTVSTEACTKYYEDGKKITDEITAEIKASLAKLEEITGKTFGDNNRPLLVSVRSGSRASMPGMMDTVLNLGLNDVSVEGFAVATGNPRFAYDSYRRFIQMFSDVVKGLPKSQFERVLDEIKESKGFENDLQLSADDLKEVVEAFKALYVKHEGSEFPQEPVEQLMAAINAVFDSWNNERAVIYRRMHDIPGSWGTAVNVQSMVFGNMGDTSGTGVAFTRNPSTGERGIYGEYLLNAQGEDVVAGIRTPEPITRLENDMPEAYAEFMRLATKLENHYKDMQDMEFTIEDKVLYFLQTRNGKRTAQAALKIAVDLVEEGLCTKEEALMKVDPKQLDQLLHPNFDVEALAAAKVYGSALPASPGAAAGQVYFNADDAVAAKKRGERVILVRLETSPEDIEGMDAAQGILTARGGMTSHAAVVARGMGTCCISGCGEIKINEAAKTFTLGGKTVAEGDFISLDGSTGKIYLEDIKTVDPEISGDFSKFMGWADDVRTLKVRANADSPKDVINAVEFGAEGVGLCRTEHMFFEEDRLPKIRQMIVSNTVAEREAALAELIPFQKADFKGMYKALAGKPMTVRLLDPPLHEFLPQEEGDIRELAKEMGLTFEALKETVESLHEFNPMLGHRGCRLAVTYPEIAVMQTRAIIEAAVEVIAEEGIDVIPEIMIPLAGEVKELAYVKNIVVETAEKVIAEKGVKLKYLVGTMIEIPRAALTADLIAAEAEFFSFGTNDLTQMTFGYSRDDAGAFLDDYYKKSILESDPFARLDQTGVGQLVEMAVVKGRSARPDIKLGICGEHGGDPSSIEFCHRVGLDYVSCSPFRVPIARLAAAQAVLNNR; this is encoded by the coding sequence ATGAGCAAAAAGTTTGTTTATATGTTCAGTGAAGCAGATGGGTCCATGAAAAACCTGTTAGGTGGTAAAGGTGCGAATCTTGCTGAAATGACTAAATTAGGACTTCCAATCCCTCAAGGATTTACAGTTTCTACTGAAGCTTGTACTAAGTACTATGAAGACGGAAAGAAGATTACTGACGAGATTACAGCTGAAATTAAAGCATCATTGGCAAAACTTGAAGAAATCACCGGAAAAACTTTTGGTGATAACAATCGACCATTATTGGTTTCTGTACGTTCCGGTTCAAGAGCATCTATGCCAGGTATGATGGATACAGTTCTTAACTTAGGTCTTAATGATGTATCTGTAGAAGGTTTTGCTGTAGCAACAGGAAATCCAAGATTTGCTTATGATTCATACAGAAGATTTATCCAGATGTTCTCAGACGTGGTTAAAGGTCTTCCAAAATCACAATTTGAGCGTGTACTTGATGAAATTAAAGAGTCAAAAGGTTTTGAAAATGACTTACAATTGTCAGCAGATGACCTTAAAGAAGTTGTAGAAGCTTTCAAAGCTCTATATGTTAAGCATGAAGGTTCAGAGTTCCCACAAGAGCCAGTAGAGCAACTTATGGCTGCAATTAATGCAGTATTTGATTCATGGAACAATGAAAGAGCAGTGATCTATAGAAGAATGCATGATATTCCTGGTAGCTGGGGAACTGCAGTTAACGTTCAATCTATGGTATTTGGTAATATGGGTGATACATCCGGTACAGGTGTTGCCTTTACAAGAAATCCATCAACAGGTGAACGTGGTATTTACGGTGAGTATTTATTAAATGCTCAAGGTGAAGACGTTGTTGCCGGTATCAGAACACCAGAACCTATAACAAGACTTGAAAATGATATGCCAGAAGCATATGCAGAATTTATGAGACTTGCTACTAAGCTTGAAAATCATTACAAAGATATGCAAGACATGGAATTCACCATTGAAGATAAAGTACTTTACTTCTTACAAACACGTAATGGTAAGAGAACAGCTCAAGCAGCCCTTAAAATAGCGGTTGATTTGGTTGAAGAAGGATTATGTACAAAAGAAGAAGCACTCATGAAAGTAGATCCAAAACAATTGGATCAATTGCTTCACCCTAACTTTGATGTAGAAGCATTAGCAGCTGCAAAAGTTTATGGTTCAGCACTTCCAGCTTCTCCAGGAGCAGCAGCAGGACAAGTATACTTTAACGCAGATGACGCAGTTGCAGCAAAAAAACGTGGTGAGCGTGTAATCTTAGTTAGACTTGAGACTTCACCAGAAGATATTGAAGGTATGGACGCAGCACAAGGTATCTTAACAGCACGTGGTGGTATGACTTCTCATGCAGCAGTTGTTGCTCGTGGTATGGGTACTTGCTGTATATCTGGTTGTGGAGAAATCAAAATCAACGAAGCAGCAAAAACATTTACTCTAGGTGGAAAAACTGTAGCGGAAGGTGATTTCATTTCACTTGACGGTTCAACAGGTAAAATCTATCTTGAAGATATCAAAACAGTGGATCCTGAAATCAGCGGCGACTTTAGTAAGTTTATGGGTTGGGCAGATGATGTAAGAACACTTAAAGTAAGAGCAAATGCTGATAGTCCTAAAGACGTTATTAATGCAGTTGAGTTTGGCGCAGAAGGTGTTGGTCTTTGTCGTACAGAGCATATGTTCTTTGAAGAAGACAGACTTCCAAAAATCCGTCAAATGATTGTATCCAATACAGTTGCTGAGAGAGAAGCTGCTCTAGCTGAGTTAATTCCTTTCCAAAAAGCAGACTTTAAAGGTATGTACAAAGCACTTGCTGGTAAACCAATGACAGTACGTCTTCTTGATCCACCACTTCATGAGTTCTTACCTCAAGAAGAAGGCGATATTAGAGAATTAGCTAAAGAAATGGGCTTAACTTTTGAAGCGTTAAAAGAAACAGTAGAAAGCTTACACGAGTTCAACCCTATGCTTGGTCATAGAGGATGTAGACTTGCAGTAACTTATCCTGAAATAGCAGTTATGCAAACACGTGCGATTATTGAAGCAGCTGTTGAAGTTATAGCTGAAGAAGGTATTGACGTTATCCCAGAGATTATGATTCCTCTTGCTGGTGAAGTTAAAGAGCTTGCATATGTTAAGAATATCGTCGTTGAGACAGCAGAAAAAGTAATCGCAGAAAAAGGCGTTAAGCTTAAGTATCTTGTTGGAACCATGATTGAGATTCCACGTGCTGCTTTAACTGCAGATTTGATTGCAGCAGAAGCTGAGTTTTTCTCATTTGGTACCAATGACTTAACACAAATGACATTTGGTTACTCAAGAGACGATGCTGGTGCTTTCCTTGATGATTACTACAAAAAATCCATACTTGAATCTGACCCATTTGCTAGACTTGACCAAACAGGTGTTGGCCAGTTAGTAGAAATGGCAGTTGTCAAAGGTAGATCTGCTAGACCTGACATCAAGCTTGGTATCTGTGGTGAGCATGGTGGAGACCCATCATCCATCGAATTCTGTCACAGAGTTGGACTTGACTATGTTTCTTGTTCACCTTTCCGTGTTCCGATTGCTAGACTTGCAGCAGCACAAGCAGTATTAAACAACAGATAA
- a CDS encoding tRNA 2-thiocytidine biosynthesis TtcA family protein: MAESLQGSGCSLTIPTVPLKSVKDIERSIIKTYRKEIWSRFIKAVKAFKLVEEGDRIGIGVSGGKDSLLLCKLLQELKIHGDVKFEIEYLAMNPGYHITNEERLKENCQHLNIPITFFDSGIFGIVDAISSDYPCYLCAKMRRGALYAKAQELGCNKLALGHHFDDVIETQLMNIFYAGTTKTMMPRLKSLNFEGLELIRPMYYIHEEDIIRFTNNAGLMPMNCGCVVAAKKTSSKRREMKELIAKLKENNPDIDKCILQSAHNVNMDCIVGWQSNGQKHSFLDAYE, encoded by the coding sequence ATGGCAGAATCATTACAAGGTAGTGGGTGTTCGTTAACCATTCCCACAGTCCCGTTAAAATCGGTAAAAGATATAGAACGCAGTATTATTAAGACATATAGGAAAGAGATATGGTCAAGATTTATAAAGGCTGTAAAAGCATTCAAATTGGTTGAAGAAGGCGATCGAATCGGTATTGGTGTATCCGGTGGTAAAGACAGTTTGTTGTTATGTAAGTTGCTTCAGGAACTTAAAATCCATGGTGATGTTAAATTTGAAATTGAGTATCTGGCTATGAATCCGGGTTATCATATTACCAATGAAGAAAGACTTAAAGAAAATTGTCAGCATTTGAATATTCCCATCACCTTTTTTGATTCCGGAATTTTTGGCATTGTAGACGCTATTTCCAGTGATTATCCTTGCTACTTATGTGCAAAAATGCGAAGAGGTGCTCTTTATGCCAAGGCACAAGAACTTGGCTGTAACAAGTTGGCCTTAGGCCATCATTTTGACGATGTCATCGAAACCCAACTTATGAATATTTTTTATGCAGGGACGACGAAGACGATGATGCCAAGACTTAAATCCTTAAACTTTGAAGGCCTTGAGTTGATTAGACCCATGTATTACATACATGAAGAAGATATCATAAGGTTTACCAATAACGCTGGTCTTATGCCTATGAATTGCGGTTGTGTTGTGGCGGCGAAGAAGACCTCCAGTAAACGTCGTGAAATGAAAGAACTCATTGCCAAGCTAAAAGAAAACAATCCGGATATAGACAAATGTATTTTACAGTCTGCACATAATGTTAATATGGATTGTATTGTTGGGTGGCAGTCGAATGGTCAAAAACATAGTTTTTTAGATGCCTATGAGTAA
- a CDS encoding bifunctional diguanylate cyclase/phosphodiesterase has product MKNIYFSNKQIIIVCLTIFISLVLDLKTFAMQEGSQHNYDYPHVLLINSYHKGFGWTDTQTDAIIKRFKEYNENIIVSVEYLDWKRYPDEDNLSFQYSLLQHKYKYVTTDVIITTDDMAMEFAIQHRDGIFAGTPIVYTGILEESAISRTKGVEDIVGVYEVLDATGTVDLMMELQPEIKHIFVVCDATESGKDVSAEIGEAIDQSDFDLSYRILDDLSYEEIKTLLKEPQAGSAVIMGTFTMDSQGKQKSNETFSKELAELTTLPMYSVYEYLLGYGVIGGSLLSGTMQGDYGAGLAIELIEGEPIKSLKTVDTKSFYYGFDYKYLEKNNIETHNLPEGSVVINRPVSYYELHREIILIYSGITLILLAFVIILSYNVIMRKKVQKDLEVEHVELLSTYEALTASEEELKAQNEELIEQQEKINYLAYNDFLTKLPNRLHMEEYFEKLIKNSDRLHTKVMMAFIDIDNFNYINTAHGHQIGDQLLQEVSDIFKSYVQDIGTIGRIGGDEFICLIAIDESFDCNNYIDGLMDKINNSLEISGKQLFVTASIGYAIYPDDGMSYDELLIRADMAMYKMKSIGKAKASRFDLKMNQEMSAKINLTNALKHALIKNEFHLVYQPQYNSKTNTIVGYEALLRWNSHILGSVPPFSFIPIAESTGDIVEIGKWVIEEAARFAKRINGLNRDFIKVAVNISVVQLLHSDFVEIVKTIIKAEGINSKWLEFEVTETVLIKSFDLVSRQLKMLSEIGIDIALDDFGTGFSSLTYLRKLPISTLKIDKAFIDDILNEGENHFFTRAIIDIAHKLNFRVVAEGVEEQFQLNYLKTVDCTTIQGYLFSKPLLEEDALELLRNY; this is encoded by the coding sequence ATGAAAAATATCTATTTTTCAAATAAACAGATTATAATTGTATGTTTGACGATATTTATAAGTTTAGTACTTGATTTGAAAACATTTGCTATGCAGGAGGGCTCTCAACATAACTATGACTATCCCCATGTCTTGCTGATTAATTCCTATCATAAAGGCTTTGGCTGGACAGATACACAAACCGATGCAATCATTAAGCGTTTCAAAGAGTATAATGAGAATATAATTGTATCTGTAGAATATTTGGATTGGAAAAGATACCCTGATGAAGATAATTTGTCGTTTCAATATAGTCTCCTTCAACACAAATACAAATATGTTACCACAGACGTTATTATTACAACCGATGACATGGCTATGGAATTTGCTATTCAACATAGAGATGGAATTTTTGCGGGGACCCCGATTGTCTATACCGGTATTTTAGAGGAATCTGCTATTAGCCGTACGAAAGGTGTAGAGGATATAGTTGGTGTATATGAGGTCTTAGATGCCACAGGTACTGTGGACCTAATGATGGAACTTCAACCTGAAATCAAGCATATTTTTGTAGTTTGTGACGCTACAGAAAGTGGGAAAGATGTCAGTGCAGAGATTGGTGAGGCAATAGATCAATCAGATTTTGATTTATCTTATAGAATACTGGATGATTTAAGCTATGAGGAAATCAAGACGTTACTGAAAGAACCTCAAGCAGGTAGTGCTGTCATTATGGGTACTTTCACCATGGACAGCCAAGGTAAACAAAAATCAAATGAAACCTTTTCGAAAGAGTTGGCAGAGCTTACAACACTTCCCATGTATTCAGTCTACGAATATTTATTGGGTTATGGTGTTATTGGAGGTAGTTTGTTAAGTGGCACGATGCAAGGGGACTATGGCGCTGGTTTGGCAATCGAGCTTATTGAAGGCGAACCCATTAAATCTTTGAAGACAGTCGATACAAAATCCTTTTATTATGGTTTTGATTATAAGTATCTTGAAAAGAACAATATTGAAACACATAATTTACCAGAAGGAAGCGTTGTCATCAACCGTCCGGTATCGTATTACGAATTACATAGGGAAATTATTTTAATCTATTCCGGTATTACGCTGATACTGTTAGCCTTTGTAATCATTTTAAGCTATAACGTTATAATGCGAAAAAAAGTACAGAAAGATCTAGAAGTAGAGCATGTAGAGCTGCTATCGACCTATGAAGCATTAACGGCGTCAGAAGAGGAACTCAAAGCTCAAAATGAGGAACTCATAGAACAACAGGAAAAAATAAACTATTTAGCATATAATGATTTCTTGACAAAACTGCCGAATCGTCTTCATATGGAGGAATATTTTGAAAAATTGATTAAGAATTCCGATAGACTTCATACAAAAGTGATGATGGCCTTTATTGACATAGACAATTTTAATTATATTAATACAGCCCATGGCCACCAAATAGGCGATCAATTGTTACAAGAAGTTAGTGATATATTTAAATCTTATGTACAGGATATAGGTACGATTGGTCGTATTGGTGGTGATGAGTTTATCTGTCTCATTGCCATAGATGAAAGCTTTGATTGTAATAATTATATTGATGGTTTAATGGATAAAATTAATAACAGCTTAGAAATCAGTGGAAAGCAATTGTTTGTTACAGCAAGCATTGGTTATGCTATTTATCCTGATGATGGTATGTCCTATGATGAACTGCTTATTAGAGCGGATATGGCCATGTACAAAATGAAGTCAATAGGTAAAGCTAAAGCAAGTCGCTTTGACCTCAAGATGAATCAGGAGATGTCAGCAAAGATTAATCTGACCAATGCATTAAAACATGCATTAATAAAAAATGAATTTCATTTAGTCTATCAACCACAATATAACAGTAAAACCAATACTATAGTTGGTTATGAAGCCTTGCTTAGATGGAACAGTCATATTTTAGGATCTGTGCCACCTTTTAGTTTTATTCCGATAGCAGAGTCAACCGGTGATATCGTAGAAATCGGGAAATGGGTTATAGAAGAAGCTGCAAGATTTGCTAAACGCATCAATGGATTAAATCGTGATTTTATAAAAGTTGCTGTGAATATTTCAGTCGTTCAGTTATTACATTCAGATTTTGTTGAAATTGTAAAAACCATTATTAAAGCTGAAGGGATTAACTCTAAGTGGCTTGAATTTGAAGTGACAGAAACGGTTCTAATCAAATCCTTCGACTTGGTGAGCCGACAATTGAAGATGTTATCTGAAATAGGTATTGATATTGCCTTAGATGATTTTGGTACAGGTTTTTCATCTTTAACTTACCTCAGAAAGCTGCCCATTTCCACCCTTAAAATTGACAAAGCTTTCATTGACGATATTCTAAATGAAGGTGAGAATCATTTTTTTACTAGGGCGATTATCGATATAGCTCATAAACTAAACTTTAGGGTTGTAGCAGAAGGTGTTGAAGAACAATTTCAATTGAACTACTTAAAGACCGTAGATTGCACTACAATTCAAGGCTACTTGTTTAGTAAACCACTCCTTGAAGAAGATGCGCTAGAATTACTTCGGAATTATTAG